Within the Nitratireductor basaltis genome, the region TTGAGGCAGATTTGGCGCGGTTTTGAGGCAGAAGCTGCGGTCGTGGTCGCGCCTTGTCTTTGCGTTTTACAGCAGGCATAGCTGCTGCATGACCTTACGCCTTGCCACCTTCAATGTCGAAAATCTCATGAACCGGTTCGATTTCTCCGGTTACAGGAATGATATTCGGCAGGACCGCGCTCTCGCGCTCTACGACATCAAAAGCGAAGACGAGTACAAGGCGCTGGAAAGCGCTCGCATGGTTGCGCATACGGACGACGCGCGACAGCTGACCGCACTCGCCATCGCGGCGACGCGGGCGGACATCATCTGCCTGCAGGAGGTTGACAATCTCGCCGCGCTCAAGGCCTTCGAATACGGCTATCTCTTCAAGATGATAGGCGAGGGGTACCGCGAGAAATATTCCAGTCAGGGCAATGACGGGCGCGGCATTGATGTTGCCATCATGATGAGGCCGGAAACCGCTGACGGCCAACCGATAGAATTTGTCGGCATGAACAGCCATGCTCATCTGACCTTTCGGGATCTGGACCTTCACAACGAGGACCTGGCCGAACTCGGCATAGAGCCGGATGAGCGCATCTTCAGGCGCGATTGCCTGGAGGTCGATCTGCGCATTGGCGGCAGCGACTTCAGCATTTTCGGTGCGCATTTCAAGGCTATGAGCCCGCCGCGGAACGGTATGGACGGGCGCACGGCCAGCATGCCGATCCGTGTTGCCGAAGCACGCGCGATCCGCCACATCATCAACGAACGCTATGGAGCAGACGAGGCGCGCAAACGTGACTGGGTGATCTGCGGTGATCTCAATGATTACCGGGAGCGCGTGGTCATCACCGGCGACATGTTCGACGGCTATGCCTTCGAGCCGGTGCGGGAGAGCGCGCTCAACAGCATCGACGTGCTGACCGAAGATGGTTTCTGCGTGAATGTGGTCGAGCGGCGTCCAGTGCTAGACCGGTGGACGCTCTACCACACGCGCGGCCCGCAGGAACGCCATCTGTGCCAGCTAGACTACATGCTGCTGTCACCGGCTCTTGCGGAGCGGTCTACCGGTATTCCCGACATCGTGCGGGGCGGACAGCCGTGGCGCACGCCCTTTCCTGCCGGTCAGGAGGCGGAGCGCTATCCGCGGACCGGCTGGGACCGGCCAAAGGCATCCGATCACTGTCCGGTTGCAATGTCTCTCACTTTGGCTGCCAATCGCAGCTAGCCCATCTCTTTGCCGAAGGATGCGTGATGAAGAACCGTTCCTATGCCATTTACGACGTGTTCACGGACAAGCCTCTCAGCGGCAACCCGCTGGCAATCGTCTATGACAGCGAGGGCCTGTCGGATGATGACATGCAGCGTATTGCGGGCGAGTTCAATCTCTCGGAAACGGTCTTCGTCCTGCCTGCGGAGAATCCGATCCATTCCGCGCGTGTCCGCATTTTCACACCCTGGCACGAACTGCCCTTCGCGGGGCACCCGACTGTTGGTACCGCCATTTCGCTGGCAATGCGAAGCGATGCACTGAATGCGGCAGGCCAGTCTGCGATCATTGTTCTGGAGGAAAAGGTCGGACCTGTACGTTGCGCGGTCAATCTGAGCGATGGTGGTTGCTTCGCCGAGTTCGATCTGCCGCGACTGCCTCGAAAGTTCGATGCGGCACCTTCGGCAGAAGCTGTCGCGGCCGCATTGGCGCTGCCTCATAACGAGATCGGGTTCGAGAACCACAAGATCAGCGTCTGGTCCGCAGGCGTCCCATATGTACTCGTGCCCGTGGCCAATCTGGGCGCAGCCGCGCGCGTGAACATGAATGCGCAGCTTTGGCGCGAATTGGCTCCCTCGCAAGATGGGATTCTTGCCGAGGCATATGTCTATTGCCGCGAAACGGTGGGGCATGAGAACGCGTTTCATGCGCGGATGCTTGCCCCGCTCTCAGGCATAACGGAAGATCCCGCCACCGGTTCGGCCGCGGCGGCATTCGCAGGCGCTGTTCACGCTTTCGATGCACCGGTGGACGGTTCGCACCAATTCCGGATCGAGCAGGGGCTGGAGATGGGACGTCCTTCCCTAATTCGCCTGGAGATGGATGTGGCCGGCGGTGCCATCGACGCCGCGCGAATTGGCGGCAGTGCTGTGGAAATCGCGAGCGGTACACTGCGCTTTTGACGCGTTTACCCACCACGGCTGCATGCGCGTAAGAGTCGGTTGAGAAAAAATTGCGCCTTCGTGAAAAACACTGTCATCAAGGGGTTGCACGAATGCGTCATACGGGATAATGACCCACTCACTCCGCCGCGACCATCGGCGGGGGCTCTTTGGAGACAAACGGTCGGGTGATTAGCTCAGTTGGTAGAGCAGCTGACTCTTAATCAGCGGGTCGTAGGTTCGATCCCTACATCACCCACCACTCTCCGCCTTTCAGCAAAATCTCGGGTGCCGACGCGGCGTTTCAGCCCTTGCCGCGTATCAGGTCTTCCTGCGGAATGTGTTGCACCACGCCGCGCTCGCCACTTGTACCCTGTTCGATCTCTTCCACGCGATAGAGTTTTTCGTCACGAAAGGCGCTGGCCATCTTCGTCGAGGTGCCGTCGCCGGGTTTTGCAGCGATGTCGAGGAAGTCGAGTTCAGCTTCCGCGGCAACTATGCGCGCGTCGGCGGGGGAGTAGGCGCACACGGTAACGATCCCTTGGGAAGGCGCAAGGTCCCAGTTCGGGTCCGTTGCCGGTGCATCCGGTATGAGGCGATAGAGCGAAAGCTCGGGTTTGGGGGAAGACATCGGCCGCTCCTTTGATCTGCTTTTCAAATGTCCAAGAACCGGTCGCGGTTCCCGCACGGAAAAAACTGAAAAAAGTTTGGAACCTTCTCACGTGCAGGCGGTTAGCACGATGACGGCACGCGCTTCCCCGCCCCCAACCCCCACACACCTGCGTGCCGTGTGCCGGCTTATGCCGGCATTTTTTTTGGCTGCAGCTCAGTAGTCTTTTTCGAAGAAGATGCCCACGGACGAATCCCCGTCGGAGCCGACGGAACCTCGGGCCTTCAGGTCTTCGGTGATGTCGAGATTGATCGTGCCGCGTGTGCTGCCACCGGCACCTGCTTCCACACCAAGATAGATGTTTTCCTGAACATAGCGTCCGGCACGCACAGCCGCATTGCCCTCGCTGTCGGTCACGACATCCAGATCGTCCAGACCGGTCGCATTGCGCAGCGAGCCCAGCAGAGAGGAATTTCCGCCACCTGCAAGTTCAGCCGCCGCCGCGGCCAGCTGTGCCAGCTGCAGTGGTGAAAGCTCGCCCACACTTCGCTTGAAGATCAGGCGGGCGAGCACTTCGTCTTCCGGCAGGTCTGGCTGTGAGGAGAACGTAATCTCCAGGTCGGAAACGCGTCCTGTCACATTGATGAAAACGAGAATGTCGCTCCCGCGTGAGCGGGCGACGAAATCGAGGAACGGATCGAGATCTCCGACGAGCGTCACCGTACCTTCGTCAAAGGTTATGCGCTGGCCGAGAATGCCAAGCCGCCCGCGAATGAGGCGAAAGGCACCTACAGGGCGCACGGAGGTGACGGGACCGGTCAGGCGGACGGAGCCGCCAAGCTCCGCATCCAGTCCGCGTCCGCGCACAAAGATGCGGGCAGGGGCATTAACGGTTACATCGAGACGCATCACGCTCGGGCGCGAGGAAGGCATCGGCGTACCGTCCTCCGCACGTGCACGCTGTAGCGTCTGCCTCACTGCCGCAGGCGCATTTTCATGGCGCACACGAAGCTGTGCCGCGTCGCTGCCCATGCCGTCAGGAACGAGTATTTCGGCCCGTGCAATGTCGATGTTGCCGGAAAGCAACGGATCCCGGGTGAGCGGGCCCTCCAGACTCAAGGCGCCACCTACAGTGGCTGAGAGCATGTCGCCATCGGTATAACGGGCATCGGAAAGGCGAATGGCAATTGATGCGGGAAAACCCGCAGCGGCATTGGTGGAGATGGTGCCGTTGGCGCTGACGCTGCCACCGCTAGAGAGATTTGCGGTTACCTGTTGCAGGGTGACGGTTTCACCTGCCAGCGCCGCATCCAGCTGGATGCCGCTCAGACGCAGATTGGTCATGGGGTCGATGACCGTTGCATCACGTGTGGTAACGACGCCCGACAGCGACGGGTTCGTGACGCTGCCCGTTGCCGAGATCTGTGCCTGAACGCTCCCGCTGAACTGTGTTCCACGGCTGATGAGCTGTCTGTTCGCCAACTGCAGAGGCACGCTTGCCTGCGCATTCACCTGAAGCCCGGATCCGCTCAAGGGAATGCGCCCGCTCGCTTCCACAGAAAGTCCAAGCGGTCCCTGTGCATTCAGAGCAGAAAGATTGACCACTCCTTCGGAGAAATTGCCGTTGGCGCTGAGATCGAGAGGTGCGGCGCCAAGATTGGCAAGGGGACGCGCAGACAGGCCGGAAGCGGAGAGACTGAAAGTCACGTCCGGCGATGTGGCCGCACCCGCGACCCGCGCTGTCCCGGTGACGCTGCCGGCGAGATCCTGGCCGCTGATCTGACGGTTGAGAAGGGTCAACGGGAATGACTGCAGTTCCACGTCCAGCGCCAGTTGCCCGTCCGGCGACAGGGGCGCGGTGCCGGAGATATTTGCAGAGAGCCCCCCGGGGCTGCGCAAATTTGCAGCGATGTTCAGCCGATCCGAGACGCTGCGTCCGGTAGCGTCGATGTCGAGTGACGAAACACCGGCATCGACTAGGGCGTTCGCCTCGATGTCCCGGCCGATCAGTTCGAATTCGGCCTGCGGCGAATCCCGCGTGCCGGTGATCATGGCATTTCCGCTGACCGTGCCTGCAAGGCCGAGATCAGGCCGTACGGTGTTTGCGATGGAGAGCGGGATGGACTGGAGCGTAGCGTCCAGATCCAACCGATCCGAGACAGTTCCGCTGATGCTGATTTCACCACCTGCGACGTTCAGGAGCGTCGGTGAGATGGTGATATCATCGCCGATCATCTGCAGCTGTGTGGGCTCCACGAGATAGGCTGTGGTGTTGAGCCGTGTCAGTTCTGCCGTGTCCAGGCCGAGCGTGAAGCCCTGTTCCTGTTGTTCCAGCACACCGGCAAGCGCGATATCAGCACCATTTGCAAGGCGTGCATCTGCGCGAAAATCTGTTTGGTTCTCCTGCGTGCTGGCGGTTGCCTGAAGTGTTGCAATGTCGATCCCGGCAACCCGAAGATTGTCGGCAGTGATTTCACCTTCGGCCAGCGGCACGCCGAGCAGGTCATCAATCTGCGCTTCTATTCCTGCTGCGCCAATTCGCGTTTCGTCAATCTGCAGGTTCGTGACCTCTGCATCGATCCTCGCCCACTGGTCGTCCCCGCGCGGTGCAAGTTCTATACGCGCTTGTGCTGCCCCTTGTACGTCCCTCAGAAGCAGTGCGCCGACCGTTTCGAGTTCGGCGGCATCAAGGGCAAGCATGCCGGAGAACAAGCCGTTGGAATTCTGCGCGACTTCACCGGAAAGTTCCGCGCCGCCGGCTTGCAGTGAAAGTTCACGGATTGAGCGCTCATTTTCGGCAAACGAGATTTCGGCGCTGCCGCTGGTTCTCGTGCCATCCAGAAAGGCGTCGAGGGTGATCTGTCCAACCAACGCGACTTCGCCGAGCGTTCCGTCGAAGCGAAGTGTCGCGTCAGAGAGCCGTTTGTCGACAAGCTTCGCCTCGCTCGTCTTCGCGATCGCCTGGAGTGCCAGAGCATCGCCTGCGCCTTTTGCCGTGGCTTTCAGTTCCAGCCGACCCTGCGCGCGCGGCGTGATCCTCGCCAGATCGGTGACAGAAGCCTCGATATCGAAATCCGAGGCTTCAGACGCGATCGTCCCGTTTGCCTCTATCTCGACCTGCGCGTTTCTCAGTGCAAACTCATCTGCGGCAATACCTTCATCCGTGCGCGCTACCCGACCTGTGAGGGTGGTAGCGCCTGATAGAAGACCATCAACAGCGGTAACGCCGGTATTCAGATCCGTAGCTTCACCATCGAATGTCAGGTCAAAGCCACCGCTGAACGGCTTCAGAAGGCCGCGGGCGGTAAGGTCAACCCGTCCGGCAAGTTCGCGATTTGCGAAGCCGGAGAATGGCGCGAGGCTTGCCGCTTCTATCCGGGTCGTGCCGTCATATGAGCCGTCGGTGAAGTTTCCCTCGCTTGCGATGGACAGTCCGTTGCCGGAGATTGCTGCATTGGCAATTCGCAGGGCCTGGCCTGCGCTCCAGGAGCCTTGTGCGGTGAGATCGAGGCGTTCTCCCAGAGCCTGGGCAATATCAGCGCGTTCAGCGATGATATCCTCAATCGCCCCTTCGGCTTCGAACGTGATGCTGCGCTGTTCGGGCCGCTCGAGATTTCGGGCAGTGCCGCCGAGTTCAAGACGTGTGGTGCCGGCAGCGAAATCAGCTGTGGTCAGATCGCTCAACAGCAGGCGTGCCTGCCAGCGCTCCGCATTGGCCTCACCATAGGAGGCCAGGAGATCGACACGCCCCACCTTTGTCTGACCATCGCCGCCGGGAAGCAAAACCGGCTCGCCGGCCGGATCAGAAATGCGTGCCTCCAGCGAGAGGGCAGTCAGGAAGCCGTCCGAAGCTGTTTCTGCGGCAGCTGTCAGGTTCAGTGCACCGCTTTCCAGGCTGAGATCCTGTAGCAGCGTTCCGCCGCTGTCACGCACCACGCCAGATGCTGTCAGCTGCGTTCGATCACCGAAAAACGGCCGGTATTGTTCGGGAACGAGTCGTGCCAGGGTTCCACTCACATCTGTGGTAAAGCCGAGGCCTTCGCTGCGGCCACGAAGGCGCGCAGTGCCGGAGAGGGCCGGTTCGCCGGCAGTCGCAAGCGAAAGCTGCACGTCCAGCGCATCCAGAGGACCCGCACCGGCCACGACGAGTTCCACCGGCGGGCGGCCTTCAAGCGTGAGGAGATTGGCGACGACACCGTTCTCCGGCTCCTGTAGCTGGAAATCGATTTCGAAGCGTTCGGTGTCGGCGGCGTAGGCAAGATCAAGCGCCAGGCGTCCGCCTGGGCCATCGAGCCGGGTGACATCCAGTTCGGTGTCGAGGGAACCGCCTGCCAGCGCAAGGTTTCCGGTTACCGATATCTGCGACTCCAAGCCAAAAACGCTTCCTCCAAAGGAGACCAGCGGCACCTCCAGCATTCCCAGATTGATGGCGATCGGGAGTTCTGGAACCGAGAAACCACCCGCTTCCGGGGAGGGCAGTCCCTCGTCGGGTAGCGGTTTGCGCAGCACTTCTACGCGATCGGCGGCAAGGCGCTCGATCTCGAGGCGCTGGCGCAGCACGAGTGTCGAGCGGTCCCAGTCGATGCTGGCGTTCTCGATGCGGAGCCAGATCCCTTCACGGTCCGCGATGGTGATCTCCTCGATGGTCGCTTCGGAGGAAAGTGCGCCGGAGATGCCACGCAGTCGAATCTGACGGTTTGGCGTGGAAAGGCGGTCTTCGATGAAGGCCGTAAAGAAAGAGCGTTCTTCTTCCTCATTTGCCGGAGCAGCTTCCTGGGCGGCTGCGCCGAAAGCGAAGAGCAGGAAGGCGAGGGCGGTGAGGAAGCGTGTCAAAATGCCTGTCCTATTCCCACATAGAATGCAAAATCGGGATCATCCGTCTCCGGATCGAGAGGCACCGCGGCATCCAGCCGGATCGGGCCAAGTGCGGTGAGATAGCGCAAGCCTGCGCCCACACCCACCTTGAGATCCTCGGAGAAATCCGGGAATGCCTCGGCACCGACATAGCCCGCATCAGCGAAGGCGACAGCACCGATCGTGTCGGTGATCCTGACCCGCAATTCGGCGGAAGCTTCGGCAAGTGAGTGGCCCCCGCGCAGATTTTCACCGTCCCGCACGCCAATATTGCGATAGGCATATCCGCGGACCGACCCGCCACCGCCTGCAAAAAAGAGCTTGTCGGGTGGCGTTTTCAGCGCCGGCGGATCAAGAAGCGCGCCGATCTTTGCGCGGCCGGCAATGACGAACCGGTCCTCCTCGTCGAAGCTGTAATAGGCCCGCGCTTCGGCGATCATGCGCAAAGCGGCGTTGCCGTAGTTGAACTCGTAATACGGTTCGAGTGTTACCTCGGCAAAAATGCCTTCGGTCGCGTCTGCGGGATTGTCGCGCGTATCATAGGTGACTGCGCCCAGAAGGCCGGCAGTGACGAATTCACGCGTGCCGAAATCGTCTTCGAAGCGTGCCCAGCCGCCATTGGCGAAAAGTCTACCTGACAGATCTGGCGTGAAGCGATGTGTAACGCCGACTTCCCCCGACACGCCCGTGCGCGTATAGGCGTCAAGAACCTCCCGCTCGCCGTAAAGCGATGCGACGAAGTCGGTTTCAGGCAGGTAGATGCCCGGTCGGGTGAATGTTCCGCCGAGTCGGTAGGTGAAGTCTTCCGGATCGATGCTTTCGCCGATCCCGGAAACCTTGCCTTCCACGCGCAGACTTTCCGCGCGACCGAACAGATTGCGGTGCAGCCAATAGGCTTCCAATCCAAGCCCGTCGACGGTGGAATACGAGCCGCCGACGCCAAACCGTCGCGGCAGGCGTTCCTGCACGATCACATTGACCGGCAGTATCCCGTCTTCCCCGATTTCTTCGGCGGTCTCCACGCGGGCAGAACGGAACACGCCAAGCCGATTGATGCGTTCACGTGCCAACTCGATATCATCGGGATCGTATTCTTCACCGGGCTTCAGCCCCGTGTGGCGCGCCACGAATCGAGCGTTCATGCGCTCGGTACCACGAACGGAGACGCCGCCCAGTCGTGCATAGCGTCCAGGTTCGAGGACGATGGTCGCGTCGATCGTGTCCGCGTCATGGGCGGCAACGACGCGCCGCTCGGCGACACGCGCCTTTGCATAGCCCTGCTGTTGCCAGGCTTCGGCGGCAAGGCGTCCTGCCTTGATGATCGCGCCGGATCGCGCTGGAAGGCCGCGGGCAAAGCCGTCGGCGACCTCAACCTCGTCTCCGGGTCCCGCTGGTGGAGCTTCGTTTTCGACACGTGCCGTTGAGAACACAAATTCCGGACCCGGGTCGATGCGAACCATCACCTGGACGGGATTTGGAAATTCGCTGTCGGGCAGGATCTCGGAGGCCTGCTGGCCATTGATCGTGATAGAGATGGTGCCGCCATAGCGTGCATTGGCGTAGAGTTCGTTGAGAATACGCCGATAGTCACCACGCGCCTTCGCTATGAGTCCGCCTGCGCCGGATGCCGGTTCATCGCGATCCTTCCACAGAGTTGAAGCCTTCTTCAGCTCCCGCGAAAGCTCGTCGTTCTCACCGACAACCGTGAACTCGACTTCGAAATCCTGGGGCGTGCCAATCGTGTCGACGGTTTCCTGCTTGTCCTTGCCGAAGAGACGTAGTCCGAAGAGCTCGAAACCATAGGCGGGCAGTGGCGCAATAGCGATGCTTGCAGCAAGGACTGTCCGCGCAAAAGGGCGTGCGCGGCAAAGACCTGTGATCCGAGCATGCTGCAAGACATTCCTCCCCGGCGAATAGTCAAAAACCCGACCAATCGGGCCCATGAGGAAGGCTCGCCCCCTTCTTCATGCAACCTGTTCCGGCTTCAGGAATTGGCAAAACAGGTACTGCACTGATTTGCTAGCCCAGATCATGTGACCAATTCAACAATCGTTTGAGGCGTTTTCACGTCAGGCCGAGGAAGGGACATGACAAAACAGGAGCCACATACAATTCCCAACGAGCGCGGGCGCGATGCGCGCGCGCCGTCCCAGATCCCTCGTTCCGGCTGGAAGGATATTCTTTGGCGCGTATATGGGGAAATAGGTGATGACCGTGTGACGCTGGTAGCCGCGGGAGCCACCTTTTATCTGTTGCTTGCGCTGTTCCCTGCGCTTGCCGCTTTCGTGTCGATATATGGCTTCGTTGCCGATCCAAGCAGTGTGGCGGATCACATAGCCTTTCTGGGTGGGATGTTGCCGAGCGGAGGCCTGGATCTCATTCAGCAGCAACTCGACCGCTTGGCATCGCAGGACGCACAGGCGCTGTCCTTCGGCTTCGTCTTCGGCCTTCTGCTGGCGCTGTGGAGCGCAAATACGGGCATGAAGACGTTGTTCGAGGCGCTAAACATCGCCTATGACGAGGATGAGAAACGGGGCTTCATCATGCTGAACCTGATGAGCCTGATGTTCACGCTGGGTGGAATGCTGATCGGCATCTTCCTCATCGTCTCGGTGGGGGTAATTCCGGCCATTCTGGCCTTTGCAAATCTGGAAGGCGTGGCGGAGACGCTTATCCGGCTCCTGCGGTGGCCGCTGCTTTTCGTCGTCATTGCAGCCGGTATTTCCGTCATCTACCGGTATGGCCCCAGCCGCAGCCGCGCCGAATGGCGCTGGATCACCTGGGGTGGAGCAATCGCAACCATTGTCTGGGTTGCTGCATCAATCGGGTTCTCGTTCTACCTGCAGAACTTTGCAAATTATGATGCCACCTACGGTTCGCTCGGCGCGGTCATCGGTTTCATGATGTGGACCTGGCTGTCGGTGGTCATCCTGCTGATCGGTGCGGAGCTGAACTCCGAGATCGAGCATCAGACGATGCAGGACACCACTGTCGGGCCGGATGAGCCTATCGGGAAACGTGGGGCTGTCATGGCTGATACGGTAGGGGAATCCCGCGGCTGATGCCGCGGGAACGGTAAGTCAGTCGCCTGCGGGGCTTTCGCGATTGCCCTTCCCGAGATCTTCGCGGGCGCGGACATCCTTGTCGAGTTTCTCAAAGCTTTCGATAACGTCATCCGCCTCGCGCTTGGCGTCGGGCTGTGCGTGGCGCTGGTTGCGCACATTCGCCTGATCGTTGCCTTTCAGGTCATTGTCGCCCATTTTCCGATTTGCCAGATCAGTCTCGCGCAGCTCATCTGCCGGTTTGTCGAGGCCGCGTGCCTTGTTCTCCTGGTTCATGGTCTTTCTCCTGTGTTTAGACCCATGCTCAGGCAACGTCCCGCACGAGGCGGGGTTTCGCAGTCGGCCGATTTTTCTGCGTGTACGCTGGTTGTTTACGCATTGTGGTTGAGGAAGGGCGCCCATGCCCTAATATGCTGACGGGGCATTGCTTCCAGTCGCAACAGGGTGAATTCATGGCCGTAACTCCTAAAACGACTTCCAAGCCTACCGCACGCCGCAGTGCATCACGCAGGCCCGCAGCGCGCAGGAGTGGCGCGCCGGTGAACGCGTCCCATACCGGCGACCGCCCGGTTTACGTGGTGGATGGGTCGCGCACGCCGTTTCTGAGAGCCCGGGGTGAGCCGGGACCGTTCACACCTGTTGATCTTGCGGTGCAATGCGGTCGTCCGCTCCTGGCGCGCCAGCCCTTTGCGGCTGAAGCTTTCGACAGCGTCATCCTGGGCTGCGTGAATGTGATAGCGGATGAGATGAACCCAGCCCGCGTTGCCGCGCTCCGTCTCGGCATGGGCGCGGCCATGCCAGCCTTCACGGTGCAGATCAATTGCGGTTCGGGAATGCAATCCATCGACAGCGCATTTCGCACCATCGAGGCAGGCAAGGCCGATCTCATACTGGCTGGTGGAGCCGAAGCCCTTTCACATGCACCTCTCGTGCTTTCAAGAAAGGCTGCCGGGTGGTTCGGCCGTTTCGCGACGGCCAAGACCACCATGGACCGTGCAACGGCTGTCGGTGCGTTCAGGCCGGAGATGGCAAAGCCGGTTATCGGTCTTGAACGGGGACTGACGGATCCCATCACAGAACTGAATATGGGCCAGACGGCCGAGGTGATCGGCCATCTGTTCAATATCAGTCGCGAAGAGGCGGATGCCTATGCGCTGGAGAGCCATCAGCGTCTCGCGCATGCGCAGGCTGAAGGATATCTCGCGAATGAGGTCGAGCCGGCGGTGACGAAAGACGGGCGCTTGCTTGATCATGATGACGGGGTGCGCCCGGATAGTTCGATGGAAAAGCTGGCCAAACTCAAACCCGTCTTCGAGAAGCCCTATGGGAAAGTCACGCCTGGCAATTCCTCGCAGATAACCGACGGCGCGTCCTGGGTGATCCTCGCCTCGGAAGAGGCGGTCAGGAAATACAAGTTGAAGCCGCTTGCACGGATCGTTGACAGCGAGTGGTCGGG harbors:
- a CDS encoding acetyl-CoA C-acetyltransferase — translated: MAVTPKTTSKPTARRSASRRPAARRSGAPVNASHTGDRPVYVVDGSRTPFLRARGEPGPFTPVDLAVQCGRPLLARQPFAAEAFDSVILGCVNVIADEMNPARVAALRLGMGAAMPAFTVQINCGSGMQSIDSAFRTIEAGKADLILAGGAEALSHAPLVLSRKAAGWFGRFATAKTTMDRATAVGAFRPEMAKPVIGLERGLTDPITELNMGQTAEVIGHLFNISREEADAYALESHQRLAHAQAEGYLANEVEPAVTKDGRLLDHDDGVRPDSSMEKLAKLKPVFEKPYGKVTPGNSSQITDGASWVILASEEAVRKYKLKPLARIVDSEWSGLDPSIMGLGPTLCSTALMKRHELARENIDLWELNEAFAAQVLACLAAWDDADYCREVLGLEGPFGRIDRDKLNVDGGAISLGHPVGTSGNRIVLHLVNAMRRKKLKRGIATECIGGGLGGAMLLEVV